The Takifugu rubripes chromosome 7, fTakRub1.2, whole genome shotgun sequence genome has a segment encoding these proteins:
- the LOC105416691 gene encoding histone-lysine N-methyltransferase PRDM9 isoform X1 — protein sequence MSIEYTIDIQLTELGFPEIVPRNSSGRETSSRSISASQKQKVQHADAAKEASKDTAVRCKPCKSAQDEQVKGKTGESTAGTVNTTAPATGQGGDGGDAEVEDDSDDSEVSDACEEEEIDDDEEGLSSVDSSHPWEYRCSVCDLQLPSQFKLQEHMNLHTGARPYCCAECGKRFCQIDNYRVHLRTHAEAKVDQLMCRVCRTGFTSQEDLDEHLSSTHFEKEFYECDLCKHVFTSLKACENHVQLHTYSPCVKCETCGRSFPSTQDLLRHQKKCRRLFKCTDCSLTFAKKTALLKHSFSHLGLLPYTCLRCHCHFRLAQLYRRHKCEPGRIHCVACLREFLCQGEFEQHKKDTGCWGNQEPKTDEIKCLECGERFDKKEELKKHAGAHQRVLKCAECGKGFRSALLLMSHMGGHAGKSPCLCQSCGLGFPHQQNYESHLKTCGQTPLATRAPKKRPAEKNLSPLTKLTRSDSPNVTKAATPPAASTNTTTSESSSTSTATANASRHSITTDGPGSVPERAPPDSGPTDALQLLSLNQDQPSGVNLLLFLPVCPRQSGGLPLSAMEVQPGMTTPFKIPLLAPFNFVTKVEHDQVGDAPLDLSMKCRAASPAPSNTPPQSVKSEPAALEPRGDSGESQASLVSGEVGSAQTETCTEESV from the exons ATGTCGATTGAATACACCATCGATATCCAGCTGACAGAGTTGGGATTTCCCGAAATCGTGCCTCGGAATTCGTCTGGCAGAGAAACGAGCAGTCGCTCGATTTCAGCGTCTCAAAAACAGAAAGTCCAACATGCTGATGCTGCCAAAGAGGCGTCCAAAGACACGGCGGTGCGCTGTAAACCCTGTAAAAGTGCGCAAGATGAGCAGGTTAAAGGGAAGACGGGCGAGTCCACTGCTGGGACAGTAAACACAACCGCTCCGGCCACAGGACAGGGAGGTGATGGAGGcgatgcagaggtggaggatgaCTCCGACGACAGTGAGGTGTCAGATGcgtgtgaggaagaggagatcgACGACGATGAGGAGGGACTGTCCAGCG TAGACTCAAGTCACCCGTGGGAAtaccgctgtagcgtctgtgaCCTCCAGCTTCCTTCCCAATTCAAGCTCCAGGAGCACATGAATCTGCACACTGGCGCGCGTCCGTACTGCTGTGCCGAATGTGGAAAACGCTTCTGCCAGATTGACAACTACCGAGTCCACCTGCGCACGCACGCCGAGGCCAAGGTGGATCAGCTCATGTGCCGCGTCTGTCGGACGGGCTTCACGTCTCAGGAAGACCTGGACGAACACCTGTCCAGCACGCATTTTGAGAAGGAGTTTTATGAGTGTGACCTATGCAAGCACGTGTTTACCTCTCTGAAAGCATGTGAAAACCATGTGCAGTTACATACGTACTCTCCGTGTGTTAAATGTGAGACGTGTGGACGCAGTTTTCCCTCCACGCAAGACCTCCTGCGCCATCAGAAGAAGTGCCGCCGCCTCTTCAAATGCACAGATTGCAGTTTGACCTTCGCGAAGAAGACTGCCCTCCTGAAGCACAGCTTCAGCCACCTCGGTTTGTTGCCTTACACCTGTCTGCGATGCCACTGCCACTTCCGCTTGGCGCAGCTGTACCGCCGCCACAAATGCGAGCCCGGGCGCATACACTGCGTGGCCTGTCTGAGAGAATTTCTCTGTCAGGGGGAGTTCGAGCAGCACAAAAAGGACACGGGCTGCTGGGGCAACCAGGAGCCCAAAACAGATGAGATCAAGTGTTTAGAATGTGGAGAGAGATTTGACAAaaaagaagagctgaagaaacACGCCGGGGCTCATCAGAGGGTCTTGAAATGCGCCGAGTGTGGAAAAGGCTTCCGCTCGGCTTTACTGTTAATGTCCCACATGGGCGGACATGCTGGAAAGTCGCCCTGCCTTTGTCAGAGCTGTGGACTCGGCTTCCCCCACCAGCAGAACTACGAAAGCCACCTAAAGACGTGTGGACAAACCCCCCTGGCCACG AGGGCTCCCAAAAAGCGTCCGGCCGAGAAGAATCTTTCACCCCTGACAAAGTTGACGAGATCGGACTCGCCAAACGTGACAAAAGCGGCCACACCGCCAGCTGCATCTACCAATACGACTACGAGTGAATCTTCAAGTACCTCTACCgctactgctaatgctagcagacATAGTATTACCACTGATGGCCCAGGCTCTGTACCGGAGCGGGCGCCACCTGATTCAGGCCCTACAGATGCTTTACAGCTGCTGAGTCTCAACCAGGATCAGCCGTCGGGCGTCAATCTTTTACTCTTCCTTCCCGTCTGTCCAAGGCAGAGCGGCGGACTCCCACTTTCAGCTATGGAGGTCCAGCCTGGCATGACCACCCCTTTCAAAATACCGCTCTTGGCACCTTTCAATTTCGTAACGAAGGTTGAACACGATCAGGTAGGCGACGCGCCGCTGGATTTATCGATGAAGTGTAGAGCAGCTTCACCGGCACCGAGCAATACGCCTCCTCAGTCTGTTAAAAGTGAGCCGGCGGCACTTGAGCCTCGGGGAGATTCTGGAGAATCACAAGCCAGTCTTGTGTCTGGTGAAGTGGGTTCAGCCCAGACAGAAACATGTACTGAAGAGAGTGTTTGA
- the LOC105416691 gene encoding histone-lysine N-methyltransferase PRDM9 isoform X2, whose amino-acid sequence MSIEYTIDIQLTELGFPEIVPRNSSGRETSSRSISASQKQKVQHADAAKEASKDTAVRCKPCKSAQDEQVKGKTGESTAGTVNTTAPATGQGGDGGDAEVEDDSDDSEVSDACEEEEIDDDEEGLSSDSSHPWEYRCSVCDLQLPSQFKLQEHMNLHTGARPYCCAECGKRFCQIDNYRVHLRTHAEAKVDQLMCRVCRTGFTSQEDLDEHLSSTHFEKEFYECDLCKHVFTSLKACENHVQLHTYSPCVKCETCGRSFPSTQDLLRHQKKCRRLFKCTDCSLTFAKKTALLKHSFSHLGLLPYTCLRCHCHFRLAQLYRRHKCEPGRIHCVACLREFLCQGEFEQHKKDTGCWGNQEPKTDEIKCLECGERFDKKEELKKHAGAHQRVLKCAECGKGFRSALLLMSHMGGHAGKSPCLCQSCGLGFPHQQNYESHLKTCGQTPLATRAPKKRPAEKNLSPLTKLTRSDSPNVTKAATPPAASTNTTTSESSSTSTATANASRHSITTDGPGSVPERAPPDSGPTDALQLLSLNQDQPSGVNLLLFLPVCPRQSGGLPLSAMEVQPGMTTPFKIPLLAPFNFVTKVEHDQVGDAPLDLSMKCRAASPAPSNTPPQSVKSEPAALEPRGDSGESQASLVSGEVGSAQTETCTEESV is encoded by the exons ATGTCGATTGAATACACCATCGATATCCAGCTGACAGAGTTGGGATTTCCCGAAATCGTGCCTCGGAATTCGTCTGGCAGAGAAACGAGCAGTCGCTCGATTTCAGCGTCTCAAAAACAGAAAGTCCAACATGCTGATGCTGCCAAAGAGGCGTCCAAAGACACGGCGGTGCGCTGTAAACCCTGTAAAAGTGCGCAAGATGAGCAGGTTAAAGGGAAGACGGGCGAGTCCACTGCTGGGACAGTAAACACAACCGCTCCGGCCACAGGACAGGGAGGTGATGGAGGcgatgcagaggtggaggatgaCTCCGACGACAGTGAGGTGTCAGATGcgtgtgaggaagaggagatcgACGACGATGAGGAGGGACTGTCCAGCG ACTCAAGTCACCCGTGGGAAtaccgctgtagcgtctgtgaCCTCCAGCTTCCTTCCCAATTCAAGCTCCAGGAGCACATGAATCTGCACACTGGCGCGCGTCCGTACTGCTGTGCCGAATGTGGAAAACGCTTCTGCCAGATTGACAACTACCGAGTCCACCTGCGCACGCACGCCGAGGCCAAGGTGGATCAGCTCATGTGCCGCGTCTGTCGGACGGGCTTCACGTCTCAGGAAGACCTGGACGAACACCTGTCCAGCACGCATTTTGAGAAGGAGTTTTATGAGTGTGACCTATGCAAGCACGTGTTTACCTCTCTGAAAGCATGTGAAAACCATGTGCAGTTACATACGTACTCTCCGTGTGTTAAATGTGAGACGTGTGGACGCAGTTTTCCCTCCACGCAAGACCTCCTGCGCCATCAGAAGAAGTGCCGCCGCCTCTTCAAATGCACAGATTGCAGTTTGACCTTCGCGAAGAAGACTGCCCTCCTGAAGCACAGCTTCAGCCACCTCGGTTTGTTGCCTTACACCTGTCTGCGATGCCACTGCCACTTCCGCTTGGCGCAGCTGTACCGCCGCCACAAATGCGAGCCCGGGCGCATACACTGCGTGGCCTGTCTGAGAGAATTTCTCTGTCAGGGGGAGTTCGAGCAGCACAAAAAGGACACGGGCTGCTGGGGCAACCAGGAGCCCAAAACAGATGAGATCAAGTGTTTAGAATGTGGAGAGAGATTTGACAAaaaagaagagctgaagaaacACGCCGGGGCTCATCAGAGGGTCTTGAAATGCGCCGAGTGTGGAAAAGGCTTCCGCTCGGCTTTACTGTTAATGTCCCACATGGGCGGACATGCTGGAAAGTCGCCCTGCCTTTGTCAGAGCTGTGGACTCGGCTTCCCCCACCAGCAGAACTACGAAAGCCACCTAAAGACGTGTGGACAAACCCCCCTGGCCACG AGGGCTCCCAAAAAGCGTCCGGCCGAGAAGAATCTTTCACCCCTGACAAAGTTGACGAGATCGGACTCGCCAAACGTGACAAAAGCGGCCACACCGCCAGCTGCATCTACCAATACGACTACGAGTGAATCTTCAAGTACCTCTACCgctactgctaatgctagcagacATAGTATTACCACTGATGGCCCAGGCTCTGTACCGGAGCGGGCGCCACCTGATTCAGGCCCTACAGATGCTTTACAGCTGCTGAGTCTCAACCAGGATCAGCCGTCGGGCGTCAATCTTTTACTCTTCCTTCCCGTCTGTCCAAGGCAGAGCGGCGGACTCCCACTTTCAGCTATGGAGGTCCAGCCTGGCATGACCACCCCTTTCAAAATACCGCTCTTGGCACCTTTCAATTTCGTAACGAAGGTTGAACACGATCAGGTAGGCGACGCGCCGCTGGATTTATCGATGAAGTGTAGAGCAGCTTCACCGGCACCGAGCAATACGCCTCCTCAGTCTGTTAAAAGTGAGCCGGCGGCACTTGAGCCTCGGGGAGATTCTGGAGAATCACAAGCCAGTCTTGTGTCTGGTGAAGTGGGTTCAGCCCAGACAGAAACATGTACTGAAGAGAGTGTTTGA
- the znf576.2 gene encoding zinc finger protein 576.2 — MDSEILNIEEIVLGRGLPDTPSEPPPEKSAEPYKPININGPPATTVQPYQHENLQCFQCFITFCSAKAKERHMKKSHREEYKQQLQQGNTLFTCYVCDRTFHSSEELTQHQPTHSKDDKPFKCVHCKESFKTFSELTAHRRQLCPERQFACKDCNETFRSVGLLRTHRLTRHPRQDAETPEQLDEATKTQQCKKCSQGFETETELVAHQEKCSDGQQCDGSVQNLKKRGRPSKPEEQAAAAPAAPAAPAAPAAPAAAAAEKKGKRRKKEEVETPEEEAAKAVAPPAEEKGKTAGAKRGRPAKTAAKSDAENKKNPEEEEESQDEEKEKKAKADPAASRQHSCTECDLVFSTLVQLRAHKKEKHPARKAHPCEECEESFTRQEQLEAHMSRVHAVGRFACSTCGKSFGRERTLKAHEKSHAEEKAESAKR; from the exons ATGGACTCAGAGATTTTAAATATAGAGGAGATTGTGTTAGGAAGGGGACTCCCGGATACCCCTTCAGAGCCCCCCCCTGAAAAATCAGCAGAACCATACAAACCTATCAATATTAATGGGCCCCCAGCAACCACTGTCCAACCCT ACCAGCACGAAAATCTGCAGTGCTTCCAGTGCTTTATCACATTCTGCAGTGCCAAAGCCAAGGAAAGGCATATGAAGAAGAGTCATCGGGAGGAGTATAAGCAACAGCTTCAGCAG GGGAACACGCTATTCACGTGTTATGTGTGTGATCGTACGTTTCACTCGTCTGAGGAACTGACGCAGCATCAGCCAACACACAGTAAGGATGACAAGCCCTTCAAGTGTGTTCACTGCAAAGAGAGCTTTAAAACATTCTCTGAA CTCACAGCTCATAGAAGACAGTTGTGTCCAGAGAGACAGTTTGCTTGTAAAGATTGCAATGAAACCTTTCGTAGTGTCGGACTGCTGCGCACTCATCGCCTGACTCGGCATCCTCGCCAAGATGCAGAGACCCCAGAACAGCTGGATGAAGCTACAAAGACCCAGCAGTGTAAGAAGTGCAGTCAGGGATTTGAAACGGAAACAGAGCTGGTGGCACATCAGGAGAAGTGTAGCGATGGTCAGCAGTGTGATGGCAGCGTGCAGAATCTGAAAAAACGTGGAAGGCCTTCCAAACCTGAggagcaagcagcagcagcaccagcagctcctgctgctcctgctgctcctgctgctcctgctgctgctgctgctgagaaaaagggaaagcggagaaagaaagaggaagtagaaACTcccgaggaggaggcggcgaaGGCCGTCGCTCCTCCAGcagaggaaaagggaaaaacagcCGGGGCGAAGCGCGGCCGTCCCGCTAAAACAGCCGCGAAGTCAGACGCTGAAAATAAGAAGAAtcccgaggaggaggaggagagtcaagatgaggagaaggagaagaaggccaAGGCGGATCCCGCCGCGTCCCGCCAGCACTCCTGCACCGAGTGCGACCTCGTGTTCTCCACCCTCGTCCAGCTGCGCGCGCATAAGAAGGAGAAGCACCCTGCGAGGAAAGCTCACCCCTGCGAAGAGTGCGAGGAGAGCTTCACCcgccaggagcagctggaggcccACATGTCCCGGGTGCACGCCGTCGGCCGCTTCGCCTGTTCGACCTGCGGGAAGAGCTTCGGCCGTGAGCGCACCTTAAAGGCGCACGAGAAAAGCCACGCAGAGGAAAAGGCTGAGAGCGCCAAGAGATAA